In a single window of the Thunnus maccoyii chromosome 7, fThuMac1.1, whole genome shotgun sequence genome:
- the dr1 gene encoding protein Dr1, with protein sequence MASSSGNDDDLTIPRAAINKMIKETLPNVRVANDARELVVNCCTEFIHLISSEANEICNKSDKKTISPEHVINALESLGFASYITEVKDVLQECKTVALKRRKASSRLENLGIPEEELLRQQQELFAKARQQQAELAQQEWLQMQQAAQQAQMAAASASAAQQAGSSQDEDEEDDM encoded by the exons ATGGCTTCTTCCTCTGGAAACGACGACGACCTCACCATCCCCAGAGCAGCTATcaacaaaatgattaaagaaACTCTCCCAAACGTACGAGTGGCCAACGACGCCCGGGAGCTGGTGGTTAACTGCTGCACAGAGTTCATACACCTCATATCCTCGGAGGCCAATGAAATATGCAACAAGTCCGACAAGAAGACCATATCTCCTGAGCATGTCATAAATG CCCTTGAGAGTCTTGGTTTCGCATCATATATCACGGAGGTGAAAGATGTCCTGCAGGAGTGTAAAACTGTGGCtctgaagaggaggaaggcCAGCTCTCGACTGGAGAACCTTGGTATCCCAGAGGAAGAGCTCCTCAGACAACAACAGGAATTGTTTGCCAAG GCgcggcagcagcaggcagagctCGCCCAGCAGGAGTGGTTGCAGATGCAGCAGGCCGCCCAACAGGCACAGATGGCAGCAGCATCTGCCAGCGCCGCACAGCAGGCCGGTTCCTCTCAGGATGAAGACGAGGAGGATGACATGTGA
- the scinla gene encoding scinderin like a produces the protein MAHHKEFETAGKKPGLQVWRVEKMDLKPVPTELHGDFFTGDSYIVLYTTPAPSYNVHSWIGEEASQDERGGAAIFMTQLDDFLGGAPRQFTEFQNQESVTFMGYFKSGIKYKKGGVASGFQHVVTNETNVKRLLHVKGRRRIRGIEVDLSWSSFNKGDCFIIDLGKDIYHWSGSESNRFERLKTTELAIDIRDNERRGRAQVHMIDEGSEPEAVIKVLGPMPNLPPGSADDESTDKKNMSQASLYLISDAAGSMTTTLVAESNPFKQSMLSQSECYILDNGGDNKIFVWKGRNANADERKAALSAANKFIKEKKYPQNTQIQIMPTGGETTLFKQFFFNWLDKDETTGPSKAYTIGRIAKVEKIPFDSSKLHSNNAMAAQHGMVDDGSGKVKIWRVEGTDKAPVDPSTYGQFFGGDCYLVLYSYNAGGREKHIIYTWQGQKCTKDELAASAFLTVNLDDSMGGVATQVRVTQGKEPPHLVSVFKDKPLVIHLGGTSRKSGESKPGSTRLFHIRQSSTKAMRAVEVQPTASSLNTNDVFVLKADSSLFLWRGQGATEGEMTAAKYVAGLLGGTATEVAETKEPAGFWAALGGKKDYQTSKILQNTIRPPRLFGCSNKTGRLIAEEVPGEFTQIDLATDDVMILDSWDQIFVWVGKDANEEEKNGSLKIAQEYINSDPSGRRGIPISTIKQGEEPLSFTGWFHAWDTKMWEKDLLACLQARIKAH, from the exons ATGGCGCACCACAAAGAGTTTGAGACTGCAGGGAAGAAGCCCGGCCTGCAGGTGTGGCGTGTGGAAAAAATGGATCTGAAGCCCGTCCCTACTGAACTCCATGGAGACTTCTTCACTGGAGACTCTTACATAGTGCTCTACACCACCCCTGCTCCTTCTTACAATGTTCACTCATGGATTG GCGAAGAAGCTTCCCAGGATGAGAGAGGGGGTGCTGCCATCTTTATGACCCAGCTGGATGACTTCTTGGGCGGAGCCCCAAGACAGTTTACTGAGTTTCAAAACCAAGAGTCAGTCACCTTTATGGGCTACTTCAAGTCCGGCATCAAATACAAG AAAGGTGGAGTAGCTTCAGGCTTCCAGCATGTGGTGACCAATGAGACAAATGTCAAGCGCCTGTTGCACGTTAAGGGTCGTCGGAGGATCAGAGGAATAGAGGTGGACTTGTCCTGGTCCAGCTTCAACAAAGGAGACTGCTTCATCATTGACTTGGGAAAG GACATCTACCACTGGTCTGGCAGTGAAAGCAACCGCTTTGAGCGCCTGAAAACCACTGAGTTGGCCATTGATATCCGTGACAATGAGCGGAGAGGCCGCGCTCAAGTACACATGATTGACGAAGGCTCTGAGCCAGAAGCTGTCATTAAA GTGCTTGGACCCATGCCCAACCTCCCACCAGGAAGCGCTGATGATGAATCAACTGATAAGAAGAACATGAGTCAAGCATCTCTCTATTTG ATCTCAGATGCTGCTGGTTCCATGACGACAACTTTGGTGGCTGAGAGCAACCCATTCAAACAAAGTATGCTTTCCCAAAGTGAATGCTACATCTTGGACAATGGAGGAGACAATAAGATATTTGTCTGGAAAG GGCGGAATGCAAATGCAGATGAGCGCAAAGCAGCGCTGAGTGCTGCAAACAAGTTcatcaaagaaaagaaataccCCCAAAATACTCAG ATCCAGATCATGCCGACAGGGGGTGAGACCACCCTGTTTAAGCAGTTCTTCTTCAACTGGTTGGACAAGGATGAGACCACGGGTCCCAGCAAGGCCTATACCATTGGTCGCATTGCTAAGGTGGAGAAGATTCCCTTCGACTCCTCCAAGCTCCACAGCAACAACGCCATGGCTGCCCAGCATGGCATGGTGGATGATGGCTCTGGTAAAGTAAAG ATATGGCGTGTGGAGGGGACTGATAAAGCACCCGTGGATCCATCCACCTATGGACAGTTCTTTGGAGGTGACTGTTACCTGGTGCTGTATTCTTACAACGCAGGAGGCAGGGAGAAGCATATCATCTACACCTG gCAAGGGCAGAAGTGCACTAAGGATGAACTGGCTGCTTCAGCCTTTCTCACCGTCAACCTGGATGATTCCATGGGAGGAGTAGCCACTCAA GTTCGTGTCACTCAGGGTAAAGAACCTCCTCATCTTGTGAGCGTGTTTAAGGACAAGCCTTTGGTCATCCACCTGGGTGGAACATCTCGGAAGTCTGGAGAGAGCAAGCCTGGCAGCACACGACTCTTTCATATCCGCCAGAGCTCCACCAAAGCCATGCGGGCTGTTGAG GTGCAGCCCACTGCCTCCTCTCTGAACACTAACGACGTGTTTGTGCTGAAGGCAGATAGCTCCCTGTTCTTGTGGAGGGGACAGGGAGCAACTGAGGGGGAGATGACTGCAGCCAAGTATGTTGCCGGCTTGCTCGGGGGAACTGCCACTGAGGTAGCTGAGACCAAGGAGCCAG CTGGTTTCTGGGCAGCACTGGGTGGGAAGAAGGACTACCAGACCTCCAAGATCCTGCAGAATACAATCAGGCCTCCACGACTGTTTGGCTGTTCAAACAAGACAGGCAGGCTGATC GCGGAGGAGGTGCCTGGTGAGTTCACACAGATTGATCTGGCAACTGATGACGTTATGATTCTGGACTCCTGGGATCAG ATCTTCGTTTGGGTCGGAAAGGACGCCaatgaggaagagaaaaatggATCACTGAAGATCG CCCAAGAGTATATCAACTCGGACCCCTCTGGGCGTCGTGGCATCCCCATCAGCACCATTAAGCAAGGAGAGGAGCCACTCTCCTTCACTGGCTGGTTCCATGCCTGGGACACCAAGATGTGGGAAAAAGATCTTTTGGCCTGCCTGCAAGCCCGTATCAAAGCGCATTag
- the zgc:109982 gene encoding retinol dehydrogenase 8 — MNQKVVLITGCSSGIGLALATRISKDEKKRFMVYATMRNLSKGKDLVEAAGRSLGRTLEIKQLDVCDENSIKACVDSLPDRRVDILISNAGMGLIGPIECQSIDEMKTVMDTNFFGLVRLLKEILPDMKRRKKGHIVVISSVMGIQGILFNDVYAASKFAVEGFCESLAVQALRFNLNISLIEPGPVITEFERKVYDEGMKTDLSNADKITADMFTNIYLKNYKQIFETLGQTAEDVAEHTHKIITMENPPFRHQTNTLYTPMTTLKYADPNGDLPIDTFYKMVFEHDKVFNASLNFLKLLRWRSRKSFTLEKDKSNS; from the exons ATGAACCAGAAGGTGGTACTCATCACTGGCTGCTCCTCTGGAATTGGCCTCGCCTTGGCTACCCGCATCTCaaaagatgagaagaagagGTTCATGG TGTATGCTACCATGAGGAACCTGAGTAAGGGTAAGGACCTGGTTGAGGCAGCAGGCAGGAGTCTGGGCAGAACTTTGGAAATCAAACAGCTGGACGTATGTGACGAGAACTCCATCAAAGCCTGTGTAGACAGCCTGCCTGACCGCCGGGTGGACATTCTTA TAAGTAATGCTGGGATGGGTCTGATTGGACCCATCGAGTGTCAGTCTATTGATGAGATGAAAACTGTCATGGATACCAACTTCTTTGGGCTGGTGCGGCTGCTGAAGGAAATCCTACCTGacatgaagaggaggaaaaaaggccATATTGTGGTCATTAGCAGTGTCATGGGCATCCAGG ggattttatttaatgatgtcTATGCAGCATCCAAATTTGCAGTGGAAGGCTTCTGTGAGAGCTTGGCAGTACAAGCCCTGAGATTTAATCTCAA taTCAGTCTGATCGAGCCAGGTCCAGTGATAACAGAGTTTGAGCGTAAAGTCTATGATGAAGGCATGAAGACTGATCTCAGCAATGCTGACAAAATTACTGCTGACATGTTCACCAACATCTACTTGAAGAACTACAAACAAATCTTTGAAACCCTCGGGCAGACTGCTGAGGATGTAGCAGAG CATACTCACAAGATCATCACCATGGAGAATCCCCCGTTCCGTCATCAGACAAATACGCTTTACACCCCTATGACCACCCTCAAATATGCTGACCCTAATGGTGACCTCCCAATTGACACATTTTATAAAATGGTGTTTGAACACGATAAGGTCTTCAATGCCAGTCTAAACTTCCTCAAGCTGCTACGCTGGAGAAGCCGAAAGAGCTTCACACTGGAAAAAGATAAGAGCAACTCATAA